The following proteins are encoded in a genomic region of Leptolyngbya boryana PCC 6306:
- a CDS encoding AAA family ATPase, with product MGCRAYSSSCKHPSHFCCYKSLQLDLAPLTVIIGRNAFGKTSLLRGISLLMQGVDLATPSVSSSNSSWTASSEEIAFLTSEPRQVEHVVHAG from the coding sequence ATTGGTTGCCGTGCATACTCTTCCTCCTGCAAACATCCCTCTCACTTCTGTTGCTACAAATCACTCCAACTCGACCTCGCTCCGCTCACGGTCATTATTGGCAGAAATGCATTTGGGAAGACATCGCTCCTTAGGGGAATCTCCCTCTTAATGCAAGGAGTCGATTTAGCAACCCCTTCCGTATCTTCAAGCAATTCAAGTTGGACAGCCAGCAGTGAAGAGATTGCATTCCTCACATCGGAACCTAGGCAGGTTGAACATGTTGTTCATGCAGGCTGA